The following coding sequences lie in one Haladaptatus sp. DJG-WS-42 genomic window:
- a CDS encoding DoxX family protein, which yields MRTRFTELAPLPIRAIVVGILTMPAMNKFLNFSQSAGFFESLGFPVPEALVVVVGVIEVAAVIMIAFGIAGRVAALSLIPVMMVAMATVGPGWKNAVVLLGAMALFVCGTGAYSVYRLGELPGNPSAQTFSPGRTDSGR from the coding sequence ATGAGAACCCGTTTTACTGAACTCGCGCCGCTACCAATCCGTGCAATAGTGGTGGGAATCCTCACGATGCCTGCCATGAACAAGTTCCTGAACTTCAGCCAGAGTGCTGGCTTCTTCGAGTCGCTTGGGTTCCCCGTCCCCGAAGCGCTCGTCGTGGTGGTTGGGGTCATCGAAGTCGCAGCCGTCATTATGATTGCGTTCGGTATCGCCGGTCGCGTTGCCGCGCTCTCGCTCATCCCTGTGATGATGGTGGCGATGGCGACCGTCGGACCGGGCTGGAAAAATGCCGTTGTGTTACTCGGCGCCATGGCACTGTTCGTCTGCGGAACAGGTGCGTACTCGGTGTATCGCCTTGGCGAACTGCCCGGAAACCCGTCGGCACAGACGTTCTCGCCCGGACGAACCGACAGCGGTCGATAG
- a CDS encoding ABC transporter substrate-binding protein translates to MSRDGNANENQHEQASSPHPENRLNRRRFITAASATGALALAGCMGGGDGGDGGDGGSGGDGGSGGDGGSSGEPQSGGTLNWGGSVPVQTLDPHLESAAASARVLENITEGLLTVDWEYNLQPDLAKSWETSEDNTKLTFELREGVKFHNGEEMTSADVLASLERVANGEQYLANGYFENVDSMKAPDDYTFEITLTEPFAPFLARMATSEMHVVPEAQAQQDQIKEPIGTGPFQFDSMEIESEFVMTKFEDYWGEPAMLDKVVKKEVSDASVRLQSFQAGELDFINDVPPKDVQSVESQSNTRFETTFPKALVYMGLNCNREPFDDKHARLALDFAIDKAEVAEAALYGTGKPAATPAAPGSPWENTDLEPRPKDLEKAKEHLAQSAYPDGYTATFKIPEPYAAQVTAAKIIQDSASEVGINLEIQKIPWSLWLSDVYSKQDFQATTSSYLALWYPDVSYYKFLHPNGAYFFTGWENDEYNTLVEDARRIYDTDERAEKYHRAAEILQEDRAGHLFLFWQANLFAADSSYQGKIGAPDGSTLRFEDNWLDQ, encoded by the coding sequence ATGTCTCGGGATGGCAATGCAAACGAAAATCAACACGAACAGGCTTCCTCTCCGCATCCGGAAAACCGCTTGAATCGTCGGAGATTCATCACCGCAGCCTCGGCGACTGGCGCGCTTGCGCTCGCTGGCTGTATGGGTGGCGGCGACGGTGGCGATGGTGGCGACGGTGGCAGCGGCGGAGATGGTGGCTCGGGCGGCGACGGTGGCAGCAGTGGTGAGCCACAGTCCGGTGGCACCCTCAACTGGGGCGGCAGTGTCCCCGTCCAGACCCTCGACCCACACCTTGAGAGCGCCGCCGCATCGGCTCGCGTTCTCGAAAACATCACCGAAGGCCTGCTGACGGTCGACTGGGAATACAACCTCCAGCCAGACCTCGCAAAGTCGTGGGAAACGTCAGAAGACAACACGAAACTCACCTTCGAGCTCAGAGAGGGCGTGAAGTTCCACAACGGCGAGGAGATGACCTCAGCCGACGTGCTCGCCTCGCTCGAACGCGTCGCAAACGGCGAGCAATACCTCGCCAACGGCTACTTCGAGAACGTCGATTCGATGAAAGCGCCGGACGATTACACGTTCGAAATCACGCTCACCGAACCGTTTGCGCCGTTCCTTGCTCGCATGGCGACCTCGGAGATGCACGTCGTCCCCGAAGCGCAGGCTCAACAAGACCAGATCAAAGAGCCAATCGGCACGGGTCCGTTCCAGTTCGACAGCATGGAAATCGAGAGCGAGTTCGTGATGACCAAGTTCGAGGACTACTGGGGCGAACCAGCGATGCTCGACAAGGTCGTCAAAAAGGAAGTGTCGGACGCAAGCGTCCGACTCCAGTCGTTCCAGGCTGGCGAACTCGATTTCATCAACGACGTCCCACCAAAAGACGTCCAGAGCGTCGAATCACAGTCGAACACGCGCTTTGAGACCACCTTCCCGAAAGCGCTTGTCTACATGGGGCTCAACTGTAACCGCGAACCGTTCGACGACAAACACGCTCGCCTCGCACTCGACTTCGCTATTGACAAAGCAGAAGTCGCAGAGGCAGCCCTCTACGGTACGGGCAAGCCAGCCGCGACCCCAGCCGCACCGGGCAGCCCGTGGGAGAACACGGACTTAGAACCACGGCCAAAGGACTTAGAGAAGGCGAAAGAACACCTCGCACAGTCGGCCTACCCAGACGGCTACACGGCGACGTTCAAGATTCCAGAGCCGTACGCAGCACAGGTTACTGCGGCGAAAATCATCCAAGACTCCGCCTCCGAAGTCGGCATCAACTTAGAGATTCAGAAGATTCCGTGGAGTCTGTGGCTCTCTGACGTCTACAGCAAACAGGACTTCCAAGCGACCACGTCGTCGTACCTCGCACTCTGGTACCCTGACGTGTCGTACTACAAGTTCCTCCACCCGAACGGTGCGTACTTCTTCACCGGCTGGGAGAACGACGAGTACAACACGCTCGTCGAAGACGCCCGCCGCATCTACGACACCGACGAGCGGGCAGAAAAGTACCACCGCGCCGCAGAAATCCTGCAAGAAGACCGTGCAGGCCACCTGTTCTTGTTCTGGCAAGCGAACCTGTTCGCCGCAGATTCGAGCTACCAGGGCAAAATCGGCGCACCGGACGGCTCTACCCTGCGCTTCGAAGACAACTGGCTCGACCAATAA
- a CDS encoding ABC transporter ATP-binding protein — MTTPLLEVENLRTQFRTEDGPVVASNDVSFTLESGDTMGLVGESGAGKSVTARSIMRLIDKPGEIVGGKILFKGTDLRTLSEKEMRAMRGNKIAMIPQDPMTALNPVLTVGSQIVETITEHQNKGEKEAREQAIRSMEEVGIPDAASRFDDYPHEFSGGMRQRVLIAIGLSCQPDLIIADEPTTALDVTTQAKILGLLNDLQEEKGMGILMITHNLGVVAQTCDHVGVMYAGNLVERAEMHELFRRPRHPYTRGLINSIPDPELEYDVLPTLPGSMPDLLDLPDGCNFADRCEYAEPACRTGGDPALESLQSGSQAACLRSDELDLSEPDIPKQAAGEGAQTVDSAADPVLTVNNLKKYFSAGDGLVDSLSFTLADGGLPTIERKHVKAVDDVSFHIQPGETVGLVGESGCGKSTVARTVLKLLEPTGGEVYFEDQPLHELSSREIRSLRKEMQIIFQDPQSSLNPRKTVGRIIGRAMEKHDIATGNEKRERTEALLERVGLSAEAANKYPHEFSGGQQQRIAIAHALAAEPKLIICDEPVSALDVSVQAQILNLLEDIQESYGLSYLFISHNIGVVQHICDRVAVMYLGHIVEQGTVPQVFSAPFHPYTESLLSAVPHADPERETERILLEGSVPSPIDPPSGCPFQTRCPKKIGGECETDVPELEVKEDGTGHELSCHLSVAEMSETTLGN; from the coding sequence ATGACTACGCCACTCTTAGAAGTCGAAAACCTCCGCACGCAGTTCCGCACGGAAGACGGCCCCGTCGTCGCCAGCAACGACGTCTCCTTTACGCTCGAATCCGGCGACACGATGGGCTTAGTCGGTGAGTCCGGCGCCGGAAAAAGCGTGACCGCCCGCTCTATCATGCGGCTCATCGACAAGCCGGGCGAAATCGTCGGCGGAAAGATTCTATTCAAGGGTACAGACCTCCGCACGCTTTCAGAAAAAGAGATGCGAGCGATGCGCGGGAACAAAATCGCCATGATTCCACAAGACCCGATGACGGCGCTCAACCCGGTGTTGACCGTTGGCTCGCAGATTGTGGAAACCATCACCGAACACCAGAACAAAGGCGAAAAAGAAGCCCGCGAACAAGCCATCCGCTCGATGGAGGAAGTCGGCATCCCCGATGCAGCCTCGCGCTTTGACGACTACCCACACGAGTTCTCCGGTGGGATGCGCCAGCGCGTGCTGATTGCGATTGGCCTCTCCTGTCAGCCTGACCTGATTATCGCGGACGAGCCAACCACCGCGCTTGACGTGACGACGCAGGCGAAAATTCTCGGCCTGTTGAACGACCTCCAAGAGGAGAAAGGAATGGGTATTCTGATGATTACCCACAACCTCGGCGTCGTCGCCCAGACGTGCGACCACGTTGGCGTCATGTACGCCGGGAATCTGGTCGAAAGAGCGGAGATGCACGAGCTGTTCCGCAGGCCGCGCCACCCCTACACGCGTGGGCTCATCAACTCGATTCCCGACCCCGAGTTGGAGTACGACGTGCTCCCAACGCTTCCAGGGTCGATGCCAGACCTCCTCGACTTGCCTGACGGCTGTAACTTCGCAGACCGCTGTGAGTACGCAGAACCGGCGTGTCGAACCGGCGGCGACCCGGCCCTCGAATCGCTTCAGAGCGGGTCGCAGGCGGCGTGTCTTCGTAGCGACGAACTCGACTTGAGCGAACCTGACATCCCCAAACAGGCGGCGGGCGAAGGCGCGCAGACGGTCGATTCGGCCGCAGACCCAGTGTTGACGGTGAACAACCTGAAGAAGTACTTCTCGGCCGGTGACGGGCTGGTTGACAGCCTTTCGTTCACCTTAGCCGACGGTGGGTTGCCCACCATCGAGCGCAAGCACGTCAAAGCAGTTGACGACGTGAGCTTCCACATCCAACCCGGCGAAACGGTTGGGTTGGTCGGCGAATCCGGCTGCGGGAAATCGACGGTCGCACGAACCGTGCTCAAACTCCTCGAACCGACGGGCGGGGAAGTGTACTTCGAGGACCAACCGCTCCACGAACTGTCGAGCCGGGAGATTCGCAGTCTCAGAAAGGAGATGCAGATTATCTTCCAAGACCCACAGAGTTCGCTCAACCCGCGCAAGACGGTGGGGCGAATCATCGGCCGGGCGATGGAGAAACACGACATCGCCACGGGCAACGAGAAGCGCGAGCGGACAGAAGCGTTGTTAGAGCGCGTGGGCCTCTCTGCTGAGGCTGCAAACAAGTATCCCCACGAATTCTCGGGCGGGCAACAACAGCGGATTGCGATTGCGCACGCCCTCGCTGCAGAGCCGAAGCTCATCATCTGTGACGAACCGGTGAGCGCCCTCGACGTGTCCGTGCAAGCCCAGATTCTGAATCTGCTCGAAGATATTCAGGAGAGCTACGGGCTGTCGTACCTGTTCATCTCACACAACATCGGCGTTGTCCAGCACATCTGTGACCGCGTCGCGGTGATGTACCTCGGACACATCGTCGAACAGGGGACGGTTCCGCAGGTGTTCTCTGCGCCGTTCCACCCGTACACAGAAAGCTTGCTTTCTGCGGTGCCCCACGCAGACCCCGAACGGGAGACCGAGCGCATCCTCTTAGAGGGGAGCGTGCCGAGTCCAATCGACCCGCCGTCTGGGTGTCCGTTCCAGACGCGGTGTCCGAAGAAGATTGGTGGAGAGTGTGAGACTGACGTCCCTGAATTGGAGGTCAAAGAAGACGGGACGGGCCACGAACTGTCCTGTCACCTCTCGGTTGCCGAGATGAGCGAGACGACGCTCGGTAACTAG
- a CDS encoding DUF1028 domain-containing protein, protein MTTKTGRRWQRGTAPGTFSIAAYDPGADSFGVAVTTGAVAVGATCPHVSANGAVLTQSWTKTAHGVHALELIDRGVSVSTACDALLEADEYASYRQLHGIDRDGEPFTFTGADCVEWAGETTGENHTVAGNMLVGPEVVDAVSEAFTTTDGDLADRLLAALTAGADAGGDKRGKVSAALLVHAPEPKLYHNLRIDSSETPICDLCDLYEETKQTVRDIPNEAEKMLGGVPDEIVDFGVKY, encoded by the coding sequence ATGACCACAAAAACTGGCCGCCGCTGGCAGCGCGGGACGGCTCCGGGGACGTTTTCAATCGCCGCCTACGACCCCGGTGCAGACAGCTTTGGCGTCGCCGTCACCACCGGCGCTGTCGCCGTCGGGGCAACCTGCCCGCACGTGAGCGCGAACGGCGCGGTACTCACCCAATCGTGGACGAAAACTGCCCATGGCGTTCACGCGCTCGAACTCATAGACCGCGGCGTCTCCGTTTCGACCGCCTGTGACGCGCTTCTCGAGGCAGACGAGTACGCGAGCTATCGACAACTCCACGGCATCGACCGCGACGGCGAGCCGTTCACCTTCACCGGCGCAGACTGCGTCGAGTGGGCTGGCGAGACAACGGGAGAAAATCACACCGTCGCTGGGAACATGCTCGTCGGTCCCGAGGTCGTAGACGCGGTGAGCGAGGCGTTCACCACGACAGATGGCGACCTCGCAGACCGCCTACTCGCTGCACTGACTGCGGGGGCTGACGCAGGTGGCGACAAGCGCGGGAAAGTGAGTGCAGCGTTGCTCGTCCACGCGCCAGAGCCAAAGCTGTATCACAACCTCAGAATCGACAGTTCGGAGACGCCAATCTGCGACCTCTGTGACCTCTATGAGGAGACGAAACAGACCGTCCGCGACATCCCGAACGAAGCAGAAAAAATGCTCGGGGGCGTCCCCGACGAAATCGTCGACTTCGGCGTGAAGTACTAG
- a CDS encoding ABC transporter permease, with translation MSNAEVTNSADKSESLSEQYAPQIERTKRFVRKFRRNKKAMIGLVIVFTLILTALFAPYIIPHSIQETNIPDRSQAPSLEHPFGTDDLGRDIFSRVIMGTRISLKVGFGSIAAALAAGTIIGTVSGYYGGVVDEVLMRMMDALMSFPPILLALTVMVVIGPDLNNVILALGFVYTPYIARVARSAALSVRNESFVEAATARGESDSFIIFREVLPNCIAPLLVQGSINIAFAMLQEASLSFLGLGTQPPNPSWGLMIDTGRDFMQTAPWMIIFPGMAIAITVIGFNMLGDGLRDVLDPKVDTVE, from the coding sequence ATGTCGAATGCAGAAGTTACGAACTCTGCTGATAAATCGGAGTCGCTCAGCGAACAGTACGCCCCACAGATAGAGCGCACAAAGCGCTTTGTCCGGAAATTCCGACGCAACAAGAAGGCGATGATCGGACTCGTCATCGTATTCACGCTCATCTTGACCGCGCTGTTTGCACCCTACATCATCCCACACTCAATCCAAGAGACGAACATCCCGGACCGGTCACAGGCACCGTCGCTCGAACATCCGTTCGGCACGGACGACCTCGGGCGCGACATCTTCAGTCGCGTCATCATGGGAACGCGTATTTCGCTGAAGGTCGGCTTTGGGTCGATTGCTGCAGCCCTCGCCGCCGGGACGATTATCGGAACTGTCTCCGGGTATTACGGCGGTGTGGTAGACGAGGTGTTGATGCGGATGATGGACGCGCTCATGTCCTTCCCGCCGATTCTCCTCGCGCTCACCGTGATGGTCGTCATCGGTCCCGACCTGAACAACGTCATCTTGGCGCTCGGATTCGTGTACACGCCGTACATCGCCCGCGTGGCTCGGAGTGCCGCACTTTCGGTGCGCAACGAGTCGTTCGTCGAGGCAGCAACTGCCCGCGGTGAGAGTGATTCATTCATCATCTTCCGCGAGGTGTTGCCAAACTGTATCGCCCCACTGCTCGTCCAAGGGTCGATTAACATCGCCTTTGCCATGCTACAGGAAGCGAGTCTCTCGTTCCTCGGGCTTGGCACCCAGCCCCCAAACCCGTCGTGGGGGCTGATGATCGACACCGGACGTGACTTTATGCAAACTGCACCGTGGATGATTATCTTCCCGGGAATGGCCATCGCCATCACCGTCATCGGGTTCAACATGCTCGGTGACGGCCTGCGCGACGTGCTTGACCCCAAGGTGGACACCGTCGAATGA
- a CDS encoding ABC transporter permease: MSLHNYLARRVGFMVVTLFLVSLITFAITNILPGDVALLILGPNAGEESLHQLQTQLGLNQPLYIQYLSWVQDVVVGNMGTSIRFGDPVAQLIAEKLPRSLMLAVAATFVAIMLAIPLGVIAAVKQNEGPDLAASSFSFIGVSIPIFLWGLVFILVFAVWLDWFPTGGYVPPSEDPVATLKHLVLPATSMGFALTAYVMRMTRSSMIEVLSEEYIRFAKAKGMTQRVIVLRHALRNAIIPVITVIAFQFSYAFGGVVVLEKVFVWPGIGNLTLTAIQSRDIPLLQGCIIVVALIFMLSNFTADLLYAYFDPRIRYGGDE, from the coding sequence ATGTCCCTGCACAACTATCTCGCTCGCCGGGTCGGGTTCATGGTGGTGACACTGTTTCTCGTGTCACTCATCACGTTCGCCATCACGAACATCCTCCCGGGCGACGTTGCACTGTTGATTCTCGGCCCGAACGCCGGCGAAGAGAGTCTCCACCAACTCCAGACCCAACTCGGCCTCAACCAGCCACTCTACATCCAGTATCTCAGCTGGGTACAGGATGTCGTGGTTGGGAACATGGGCACCTCCATTCGCTTTGGAGACCCCGTTGCCCAGCTCATCGCTGAAAAACTCCCACGGTCGCTGATGCTTGCGGTGGCTGCGACGTTCGTCGCCATCATGCTCGCCATCCCCCTCGGCGTCATCGCCGCCGTCAAGCAGAACGAAGGGCCCGACCTCGCGGCCTCCTCGTTCAGTTTCATCGGCGTCTCCATCCCCATCTTCCTCTGGGGGCTAGTGTTCATCCTCGTGTTTGCGGTATGGCTCGACTGGTTCCCCACCGGTGGGTACGTCCCGCCGAGCGAAGACCCGGTTGCCACGCTCAAACACCTCGTGTTGCCAGCCACCTCGATGGGCTTTGCGCTCACCGCCTACGTGATGCGGATGACTCGCTCCAGCATGATTGAAGTGCTGAGCGAGGAGTACATCCGCTTTGCCAAGGCAAAGGGCATGACTCAGCGAGTCATCGTCCTGCGTCACGCGCTTCGCAACGCAATCATCCCGGTCATCACGGTCATCGCATTCCAGTTCAGCTACGCCTTCGGTGGCGTCGTTGTGCTCGAAAAGGTGTTCGTCTGGCCGGGCATCGGGAATCTCACGCTCACCGCCATCCAGAGCAGGGACATCCCGCTGTTGCAAGGCTGCATCATCGTGGTTGCCCTCATCTTCATGCTTTCGAACTTCACGGCCGACCTGTTGTACGCCTACTTCGACCCACGCATCCGCTACGGAGGTGACGAATAG